One Sinobacterium norvegicum genomic window carries:
- the hexR gene encoding transcriptional regulator HexR has product MRSTNLLHAIDSNMENMRRSERKVAEYVLSKPQDIIHMRIVDLAQEAHVSEPTVVRFCRAIGCDGFQNFKLALAQQLASAPSFVEYTVEEYDSIKTYSAKVIDATIETLTRVRDAIDPQALDQAITALSKANRVDFYGFGGSSSVAQDAQHKFFRLQLVSAAYSDAHIQTMSALSLGEKDVVVAISQTGRTQALIDSIALAQQAGATVISLSPSGTPVSSKSDIPIFIDVDEDTEIFTPISSRIAHLSIIDILAVGVAKSRGAELTDHLKKIKSGLQPLRIQPKHQR; this is encoded by the coding sequence GTGAGATCTACCAACCTACTGCACGCCATCGATAGTAATATGGAGAATATGCGCCGATCTGAGCGTAAAGTCGCCGAGTACGTGCTCAGTAAGCCGCAGGACATTATTCATATGCGGATCGTAGACCTCGCCCAGGAAGCCCATGTCAGCGAACCAACTGTGGTACGCTTCTGCCGGGCCATTGGCTGTGATGGTTTTCAGAATTTCAAGCTGGCACTGGCCCAGCAACTGGCATCGGCCCCCAGCTTTGTCGAATACACCGTCGAGGAATACGATTCGATCAAGACCTACTCGGCCAAGGTTATCGATGCCACCATCGAAACTCTGACCCGGGTCAGAGATGCCATCGACCCACAGGCGCTGGATCAAGCGATTACCGCACTGAGCAAGGCCAACCGAGTCGACTTTTATGGCTTTGGCGGCTCGTCCTCAGTCGCCCAAGATGCCCAGCATAAGTTTTTCCGCCTGCAATTGGTTTCAGCCGCCTACTCCGATGCACATATTCAGACCATGTCAGCACTCAGCCTGGGCGAAAAAGATGTGGTGGTGGCAATATCACAGACTGGCCGAACTCAGGCCTTGATCGATTCAATTGCCCTGGCGCAGCAGGCTGGCGCCACGGTGATTTCACTGTCACCCAGCGGCACACCTGTATCGAGCAAATCCGACATTCCTATCTTTATCGATGTCGATGAGGACACCGAGATCTTCACCCCGATATCATCGCGGATTGCCCATCTATCGATAATCGACATCCTCGCCGTTGGCGTTGCCAAGTCACGTGGCGCGGAACTAACCGACCATTTGAAAAAGATTAAATCGGGGCTGCAGCCACTGCGCATCCAGCCTAAACACCAGCGCTGA